Within the Dehalococcoidales bacterium genome, the region ATTTGGATTACAAAAAGGTGCGATTGCTTCGTCAGTATCACACGATTCGCATAATATCGTTGCAATTGGTACTAATGATCAAGACCTTGTTGCAGCCATACGGGAAATCGAGCTTATGCAAGGCGGCCTGGTCATGGTATTAAATGGCGCGGCTATCGGAAAAATGGAATTGCCACTTGCCGGGATTCTTTCACTTGAGCCGGCAGAGGAAGCCGCCGGGCAGTTAAATGATATAGAAACGTTGGTTAAAGTGATGGGAGTCAGTATAGAATCTCCCTTCACTGTACTATCTTTTATGGCGCTGCCGGTTATACCTGAAATCAGGATCACTGATAAAGGTATAATAGACGTAGATAAATTTGAAATTATCTCCGGATAGCTAATAACCAGAAGGCGGAACGTGGTGATTGCGACGGTCGGTGTCAATGCTGGTTTGGTACCTGCGGCGGTGCCATTCCTGGTAGCACTCAAGACCTTCGCGGTCATTTAGAACGTTCCAGTAACGATAATAATCGGATACATAAAACCGGGGTGAATAATCAGTAACTACGGTTATAACCCTGTCGGCAACCTTTTCTACCTGTTTTACCGCCATGGCAGAAGCTACTGGTACGGCTGCTATTACCATCTTGGGTTTTTTTCTTCTCACTGATTCGATTGCGGCCATCATCGTATATCCGGAAGCCAGGCCATCATCTACCAGTACTGCAATCTTGGAAGTGAGAACCGAAACCGGCCTCGAAGAGCGGTAGATGATACTTCTTTGCTGGATGTCATTGCGCACTCGGCTGACCTGGTAATTGATTTGAGACTCGTTCAGATTAATACGCTTTAGAACATCTGGGTTGAGTATCACAGTGCCGTCATCTGTTACAGCACCAAATCCTCCTTCAGGGGCAAGAGGAATGGGGATCTTGCGGGATATTATCAAATCCAGTGTTGCATTAAGCTCCAGGGCTACATGGTGTGCGACTGGTATCCCTCCATTGGGTATCGCCAGCACGACTACCGGCTGTTTTTTAAACTCACCCAATTTTTCGGAAAGTTTTTTGCCGGCATCATAGCGGTTTTCAAAAATTGGCCTGGTACCCGGTAGATGCATTCAAGACCTCTTTATTGTGTAATTTTACCAGAAACCTCTTCAATGAGGCTGGTGCCGTAATGAATTAATTGCTCTTTGGTTTCTGCGTCACAGTTTGAAACATCTAGCCATGCTCGTAACGCGTCCACAGGAGTAAGTGCTTCGGCGGAAACATTGGTGCCCAATCGGGAGCGAACTGAACGGATAACCTTTTTGGCTATGCTTGTATAATGAGCCGGTCTGAGAGCAGTGCGTATTTCTGAATCTCGAAGTAGTCCTTCTGCATCCTGAGGTATCGTAACTTCAAGGCGGACGATAGCGTCTGCCATGTCTGCAGACGCTTGGGCAATTTGTGCAAGTATTGTTTGTGTGGGATCGATATCATCGGGAGATATATCCGCACTGATAGTTAAAAAACGGCGTCCAGATATCGGTTGGAAATGATA harbors:
- a CDS encoding phosphoribosyltransferase family protein, which translates into the protein MHLPGTRPIFENRYDAGKKLSEKLGEFKKQPVVVLAIPNGGIPVAHHVALELNATLDLIISRKIPIPLAPEGGFGAVTDDGTVILNPDVLKRINLNESQINYQVSRVRNDIQQRSIIYRSSRPVSVLTSKIAVLVDDGLASGYTMMAAIESVRRKKPKMVIAAVPVASAMAVKQVEKVADRVITVVTDYSPRFYVSDYYRYWNVLNDREGLECYQEWHRRRYQTSIDTDRRNHHVPPSGY